The Malus domestica chromosome 10, GDT2T_hap1 nucleotide sequence GACGTCGCTCCAGACGAGCCGGAGGAGGAGTCAACGACAACTCCGAAGGTGCCcttttttggtcaaatgatTGGGGCATTCAAGGAGTTGCAGAGGCCAATGCTGGTGTTGCTTCTGGTGACGTGTCTGAACTGGATTGCGTGGTTCCCGTTCTTGCTGTTCGACACTGACTGGATGGGAAAGGAGGTGTACGGCGGCCAGGTCCGTAAAGGGCGACTGTACGATTTGGGGGTGAGGGCCGGTTCGCTCGGCCTCTTGTTAAACTCTGTCGTTTTGGGGTTCATGTCTCTCGGGGTCGAGCATCTCGGCCGTTGGGTTGGTGGGGTCAAGAGATTGTGGGCTATTGTCAACTTCTTGCTCGCCGTCTGCATGGCCTTGACTGTTTTAATCACTAAATTGGCTGAGGCCAGCCGACACGGTCACATCGGAGTTGAGCCACCTCCGCCACCTGCCGGTATCAAGGCCGGCGCATTGTCTCTGTTCGCCGTGCTTGGCATTCCTCTAGCGGTAAGTCTGCAAATCTTTTTTACacgttttattatttcttaattaatttcACAACCAATTTCTtacacaaaaggaaaaaaaaagatatctgataccaaataattatttattaattagaaCAGATTTtcattcgacaaaaaaaaaaaaaaaaacagattttCACTTGGGAGCTTGGGGACTAATTAGTTTCATTGTTTTACCGTTTAATTTTTGGTGGTAACATATTTTTGTCTTGTTTTTCAAGAACCAAAGTGTTATCTGTTATCGTATTCAGTAGGCGTTTTCGTTTGTTTTTATCCGAAGTCTTTTAGTGCATGCAGAAAGGGTTTCATCATGCATTTACTAGGATAAGGAAAACTATTTTGCTTCTTTGAACAACTCCGCAATTGCggttttattttacaaattaatttttcataatttaagGGGATTGATTAATTATGTGCGTGATTATTCTTTCTACCGCTAATATGGAAATGACTTATATAACGCAAATATCTTTAAAATGCATCtcatatttataaaataaaaatatgaaaaaatgtTTTATTCACGTCATGTCACAGACTAGTCATaaccatggtctaaaatatccataatatctcgatatttccatcaaaatttccgtgtttttggactaccgatatttttttggactaccgatatttccgataacatcgatattttagaccttgtataaagtgtaaaatattctACTAATTCATTGTATATAAATAagtatggtgtgtttaaacttctttcgttaattactacatattttctatactcacaatgtttgtcagctcgctatataatcaacttaaattagttatatctatcatgcaatgcatttccttctaattttttgtgataaactaatagataattgactaaataaacattatgcaaagtttcaataaaaatttccaagtttttcttacaatttatgtggtttttattcaatttttatcgatatcgataatatcccgatatttccatctaaattttcgtatttttagactaccgatatttccgatatcatcaatattttataccttggtcaTAACATACAAATTAATCTTCTCCGGCAGCATCTACCTTTTTTTCCTCGTTCTTTTCGATCCCATCCTTTTCATCGATAATAGTTCACTTTTCCTGTTTTGTATTTGTCGGTACAATTCCCAcgtttttctttttgtcaagGCCCACATCCCATGTTATTCAACTCCTTTATTtcgaagattttttttttaacgtgtTCGGAATACGGGAGAATAAGTCATACCTTATCATGTAAGTTgagaaaagttttttttttttttttttccaaaattatttatttattttcacttatataatgacatataaCGTATGTATTCGTGTTTTGAACAAATTAAATCTCTCCTTTTAATCAACAACTTTCCCCATTCtcaaaattaaattgaacaaaacaaCTTTTCATAATTCTCAAGCATTTAATCAGTTGAAGGCAAAGTGAAAGTTAGATGCAATTCATTTTTACATTTAAATAAATCCATCCATATGTGATGTGACAATTAAGGAATATTCATTGACCTCTGCTAATTTTAACGAGTTCTGACCCTTGTGGGATTTTTTTTGTAAGGATTCTGAGGATCCGTGAATCgtgttcgtttatcgtacatcgtgcgatcaaaatttattttaaatatttttatttaaaattaaatataaataatacttgataaaaattaatcatacgatatacgataaacgtaCACGATTTACGAATCTTCAGGATCCTCACTAAAAGGATCTAGAGAGAGCATCATGTTGGAATTTTACCTACCACCTAATCATGTTTTTTGTTATCTTTACACAGGTGACGTACAGTATTCCCTTTGCTCTGGCATCCATATTTTCCAGCAATTCTGGTGCAGGCCAAGGTTATTTAACTTAATTTTTAGACGTATTAATTATACTAATTTTCCAAAACCTGACAAATCATTATGTTTTGGTGATTAATATTTTCTGAATTCTCCTATTTTCTATCTTTAAATTAAAACAGGGCTTTCTTTGGGAGTTCTAAATCTTGCAATTGTCGTACCACAGGTACGTAATGCTTCCCTAATTTCATCTCTTTAGTAAAATTTCCTTGAAAAAATACATGTTATCTTACATTTTAATTCAAATTAACTACATAGTTAATTACTAAAATATTGAACTTGCAGATGTTTGTATCCGTCGTAAGTGGACCGTGGGATGATTTGTTTGGAGGTGGTAATTTACCGGCATTTGTCGCCGGCGCGGTTGCTGCCGTCGCAAGTGGAATATTGGCTCTCTTTATGCTACCGTCTCCGCCACCCGATCTTCCATCGAACAAAAATGCAAGAGCTCCTGttgttgccttccattgatttgCTTGCCCTACCTCTTAActtcttaagaaaaaaaatcaataccgTATGCATCCAAGCGTAAGCAGGATATATTTAGTCgcactttttcttcttttcttgtatTTATTTCTGTCAAGGTTTTATGTTCGTCATAAAAGACGTCAAGGTTGAACCCCTAAATCTTTAGCTTTGTATAATGAAGAAGAGCATTTGAGTTTTCATTATTGTTTCGATTCTTTTTATTAGCGCTTACGAAAAGTAATCATGCCGCTCCTCCATGTATAATGTTTTTTCTCTCGTGTATTTTTTCATGAGAGGAGTACAGGTTGACTATATTGGAGCttgggatgggcaatggttatgcggcaggtaaccgcggttaatttacccataaccgtttatgctcatatccgcataaccgtttaccgttgggtaattgcttaaacggttatacccatacccataaccgcatacctatttaaccgtaaccgtttaatacccgtttactcatttatcatttttaaccagtttatctttttttttttttttttaccattaccattttttcacccgtctacatgttttttaacaacttgaaaattaaaaaaaattggcacAACCCATTGAAGCTGCTTCTTTAAATTCGAGAAAATAACATACTTTTTCTTTGCTTCTCTCAATAAAACTCATAGCGATTTAAAGGAACGAACTTTAACACATAGAGAGAGATTCAGAGTGATTTTTGGGAGGTTGGGAGAGGAGGGTCAAATTGGAAGAAGAAGGAACCGActcagagaggagagaggaggggGGTTATGTGTAGGCGCCACAGCCATGTTGTCCCTCTCTAAAGAAGTAAGGAAAATGACGAAATGACGACGGCCAAACGCAGAGGCAGTCATgtattaaaataaatgggtaaacggttattcgtttataaccgtggttaatactcataaccgtccatttaaatttcgcgggtaaacggttatactcataaccgtttatttatttaaacggttacccataaccgtaaccgtttaatttaaatagacggataaccgcagttacccataaccaatggatATTTGTACATCCCAATTTGGAGCCAATGATATCACATTTCTTTTTGCCTTTCATGTTTTTTATCGTCAATAGAAATGAAAATTTCATTTCCGGGCCTAAAAGGAGCAAGAACCAAGGGCAATATGTCCAAATTATAGTGTTTATCTTGTCTGTACATTTTAGTCTGACGGTTCTTGTTCAATGTGTATATACGATGTGTTTTTAGTATTGTGCATTAGAGAAAAATCACAATAGAAAGACATAAATGGGTAAACTAAtcataagagagagagagagagagagagagagagagagatgtaaaGAGGGGTGAAGTCTATATTTCATCCATATCGAAAAAACTCTTTAAATTTCAGTTAAAATCGACATATTTATGCAAATTTCGGACAACGGATAAGTATcattcattttaattttcaccTTTTTGAGcaaatttcatcattttcatcAAAGGCAGCTGATATCAATATCAATatatccatcgatatttccaatGATACCAATATTTTAAGCACTGATTGTGACTAATGTGTGTGTATTCATATTACATTCATGAACGGACATAGAATTTCCTCAATAATGAGTGTACAAT carries:
- the LOC103422077 gene encoding sucrose transport protein-like; translation: MEVENANKNPHAEQEQQASPLKKIILVASIAAGVQFGWALQLSLLTPYVQLLGVPHTWAAFIWLCGPISGLLVQPIVGYHSDRCTSRFGRRRPFIAAGSALVAVAVFLIGYAADLGHLTGDSLEKATKPRAVSVFVVGFWILDVANNTLQGPCRALLADISGSDPKRMRTSNALFAFFMAVGNVLGYAAGAYNNLHKMFPFTKTKACDIYCANLKSCFFLSIALLITLTVLALTIVKETPADVAPDEPEEESTTTPKVPFFGQMIGAFKELQRPMLVLLLVTCLNWIAWFPFLLFDTDWMGKEVYGGQVRKGRLYDLGVRAGSLGLLLNSVVLGFMSLGVEHLGRWVGGVKRLWAIVNFLLAVCMALTVLITKLAEASRHGHIGVEPPPPPAGIKAGALSLFAVLGIPLAVTYSIPFALASIFSSNSGAGQGLSLGVLNLAIVVPQMFVSVVSGPWDDLFGGGNLPAFVAGAVAAVASGILALFMLPSPPPDLPSNKNARAPVVAFH